In Patescibacteria group bacterium, a single window of DNA contains:
- the rplW gene encoding 50S ribosomal protein L23, translating into MGLLNKLKKTETKKEEKRTEEVKKETPIVKVEDKKSEDKKEKTVTRYSKDDTGSAYKVLLRPVLTEKVTDMGSLNKYVFEVSIDATKNEVKKAVHALYGVDPVKVNIIKLKGKWSRYGSNFGQQKNWKKAVVTLKEGENIQIYEGV; encoded by the coding sequence ATGGGTTTATTAAACAAATTAAAAAAGACTGAAACGAAGAAGGAAGAAAAAAGGACAGAAGAGGTGAAAAAAGAAACCCCTATTGTTAAGGTTGAAGACAAAAAGTCTGAAGATAAAAAGGAAAAAACTGTTACTAGATACAGCAAAGATGATACCGGCAGCGCTTATAAAGTTTTACTTCGTCCGGTATTGACTGAAAAGGTTACTGATATGGGATCGTTAAACAAATATGTTTTTGAAGTATCTATCGATGCTACTAAAAATGAAGTCAAAAAAGCCGTACACGCGCTTTATGGTGTTGATCCGGTCAAAGTAAATATTATTAAATTAAAAGGAAAATGGAGCCGTTATGGTAGCAACTTTGGTCAGCAAAAGAATTGGAAAAAAGCGGTTGTTACGTTAAAGGAAGGCGAAAATATCCAAATATACGAAGGAGTTTAA
- the rplP gene encoding 50S ribosomal protein L16, with the protein MLAPRKVKHRKWFRGDTKGKKATSGTTLSFGKWGLKSLEAKWVTARQIEAARRAMSRYLKRGGKIWIRVFPDKPVTTKNAEVPMGGGKGPVDHYVVVVKAGTIMFEIDGIPADQAREALRLAGNKMPVTTKIVSR; encoded by the coding sequence ATGTTAGCGCCAAGAAAAGTAAAACATAGAAAATGGTTTCGAGGGGATACTAAAGGTAAAAAAGCTACTTCCGGTACTACTTTAAGTTTTGGTAAGTGGGGATTAAAATCTTTAGAAGCAAAATGGGTAACTGCCCGTCAGATTGAGGCTGCCCGTCGCGCCATGAGTCGTTATCTTAAGCGTGGTGGTAAAATTTGGATTCGCGTTTTTCCCGATAAACCGGTAACTACTAAAAATGCCGAGGTTCCGATGGGTGGCGGTAAGGGTCCGGTTGATCATTATGTTGTTGTGGTCAAAGCCGGTACTATCATGTTCGAAATCGACGGTATTCCCGCCGATCAGGCACGGGAGGCTTTACGTCTAGCCGGCAATAAAATGCCCGTAACCACTAAAATAGTTTCCAGATAA
- the rplC gene encoding 50S ribosomal protein L3, whose protein sequence is MMKIILGKKLQMTQKFAADGTVTPVTAVLAGPCFITQVKADDKDGYKAVQIGFGEKNKISKPLAGHLKNLGKFAYLKEFRLKDKDELGEMKRGDKITTADFAIGQIVEIAGTSKGRGFQGVVKRHHFHGHPASHGHKDQLRTSGSIGAGGIQHVMKGMRMGGHMGVDRVTIKNLEIIDIDKEKNIIFIKGAVPGARNGLVEVRVTKEVEAKKVK, encoded by the coding sequence ATTATGAAGATTATTTTGGGGAAAAAACTACAAATGACTCAGAAATTTGCTGCCGACGGCACAGTGACTCCTGTGACCGCTGTTTTAGCCGGTCCGTGTTTTATTACTCAGGTAAAAGCAGACGATAAGGATGGATATAAAGCAGTACAAATTGGTTTTGGTGAAAAGAACAAAATTAGCAAGCCTCTTGCCGGTCATTTAAAAAATCTTGGAAAATTTGCATATTTAAAGGAATTCAGACTAAAAGATAAAGACGAATTGGGCGAGATGAAACGTGGTGACAAAATTACTACCGCTGATTTTGCCATTGGACAAATAGTCGAGATTGCCGGTACTTCCAAGGGTCGTGGTTTTCAGGGTGTTGTCAAAAGACATCATTTTCATGGTCATCCGGCCTCTCATGGACACAAGGATCAACTTCGTACTTCCGGCTCCATTGGCGCTGGCGGCATCCAGCATGTTATGAAAGGTATGCGCATGGGCGGTCATATGGGTGTTGACAGAGTTACTATTAAAAACTTGGAGATTATTGACATTGATAAGGAAAAAAACATTATTTTTATCAAAGGCGCTGTTCCTGGCGCTCGTAATGGTTTGGTCGAGGTTCGAGTAACTAAGGAAGTAGAAGCAAAAAAAGTAAAGTAA
- the rplB gene encoding 50S ribosomal protein L2, with amino-acid sequence MEIKLYKPTTPARRRTSVDDFSDITSKRSLKNRIQIKKSQGGRNNTGKITVRHRGGGAKNFYRQVDFKQDKFDIQAKLIAVEYDPNRSVRIGVLAYADGEKRYILLPEGVKVGQVVTSSKKAIKPEIGNRMPLEFIPVGMFVHNVELTPGKGGEIVRSAGTSAQFMALEEGGLAQLRLPSGEIRAVTKECLATIGQLSGQQHRHIRIGKAGRRRHMGFRPSVRGKAMNPVDHPHGGGEGHNPIGLKHPKTPWGKPARGVKTRKHGKYSDKLIIQRRKKRK; translated from the coding sequence ATGGAAATTAAGCTTTACAAACCAACTACCCCGGCTCGCCGCAGAACTTCTGTGGACGACTTTTCTGATATTACTTCCAAAAGAAGTTTAAAAAACAGAATTCAGATTAAAAAAAGCCAAGGTGGTCGCAATAATACCGGGAAGATAACTGTTCGTCATCGTGGCGGCGGCGCCAAAAATTTTTATCGTCAGGTTGATTTCAAACAAGATAAATTTGATATTCAGGCAAAGCTTATTGCTGTCGAGTATGACCCAAATCGTTCGGTTCGGATTGGCGTTCTGGCTTATGCCGACGGAGAAAAAAGATATATTTTGCTTCCAGAGGGAGTCAAAGTTGGTCAGGTGGTAACATCTTCAAAAAAGGCAATTAAACCGGAAATCGGCAATCGTATGCCTTTGGAATTCATTCCGGTTGGTATGTTTGTTCATAATGTCGAGCTTACTCCTGGTAAAGGCGGTGAAATAGTTCGTAGCGCCGGTACTTCCGCTCAGTTCATGGCTTTGGAAGAAGGTGGTTTAGCGCAGTTACGGCTTCCCTCGGGAGAAATCAGGGCAGTAACCAAAGAATGTTTAGCTACTATTGGTCAGCTGAGTGGTCAGCAGCATCGTCATATACGTATTGGTAAGGCAGGTAGACGTCGTCATATGGGATTTCGTCCGTCAGTACGTGGTAAGGCAATGAATCCAGTTGATCATCCTCATGGTGGTGGAGAAGGTCATAATCCGATTGGTCTTAAACATCCGAAAACTCCTTGGGGTAAACCAGCCAGAGGCGTTAAGACACGTAAACATGGTAAGTATTCAGATAAATTAATTATCCAAAGAAGAAAAAAGAGAAAATAA
- the rpmC gene encoding 50S ribosomal protein L29 has protein sequence MEFKELKLKAEAELQKLLKSQREKMRDLRFKIANKQQKNVREIRVIKKEIAQILTIINGRKTGKIAKVAAIIEGKK, from the coding sequence ATGGAATTCAAAGAATTAAAACTTAAAGCCGAAGCCGAATTGCAAAAGCTTTTAAAGTCGCAAAGAGAAAAAATGCGAGACTTGCGTTTTAAAATAGCCAATAAACAGCAAAAGAACGTTCGCGAGATTCGTGTTATTAAAAAAGAAATTGCCCAAATTTTGACTATTATTAATGGGCGTAAGACCGGTAAGATAGCTAAAGTAGCAGCTATTATCGAAGGAAAGAAATAA
- a CDS encoding right-handed parallel beta-helix repeat-containing protein — MVKTKIKRHGKVFGALILVVAVILTLHFYYGVFIFGQKQAEAADFNYVVDSAGSQFDDNAGDGICHTAVGTCTYYAAIQEANADGGTSAITFSITGTITMLAGTGFNISAPVSITGPGEANLTINGNGDAGISPLYFDSGSGGSSATALTLAGCGLAGSPGTRQCIKLPSTDDGYSFTQMTFTNGSIRCGQNGNDDITITNNTFTGVDGIINFADNAVVNDNINISDNTFTINDPANEEQVMKINGSNVTVHGNTIDCTSSGIGAGIFIHGASGYTVTDNELTECGLTADAGGNGSIYISPGDDASPMVITGNTITGGEGHGIWVNTTSDNSYTGFDVSDNIISNTGSYGIIFGVNGAGYTSLSGVIDGNVITNAGASVPDNEEMGIGVFNLDSDSDLTVSNNDISGSGAYGLLLYNVDDTVVVTGNTSSSNDAGIFFLNCSGEVSISNNTFESNEFAGVTFDENTTITGGTIAGNTFNSNPTGIALGTAISNVTIGGSGAAKNIFDNNEIAINIDSLGVSAITIQGNEITDSTDSGIVTTSGCGADISIINNIISGSALYGVNLNGCEEAVTFSGNTISNNGSTTSSGFMAAVSPGPTYDGDVYSGVYFYAGGGGGELIELSGSTALGDTADGVHNFNLSLIDIDAAFYAFFVRDDAFASSGAFETECNTWGVGTCTAVTWQDDIFVAHGATSSYTLNLTGPGIVFSVDPTLTYATGIYLYYGYYLSVAAHTITNDTFSGNGNGIYFGIGPETGASCTVTDSVISSLNSDFVTDFGDSSFSVINTTYTTYTSTHNVTINHQVRVHVIDVDGDAVAATVTATNAGGTASSMGTTDASGLTSYVTLSHDLVEGEDLDSPFIFSAALSGKTGTTTATYLNTKNQQVELTIASSGPAPVTSSACSNGTDDDGDGYTDYLDDPGCASASDNNEANDPACSDRVDNDGDGKIDALDFGCLDSNGVYDKYDNDETNSLTLPECSDSLDNDNDGYVDFPVDPGCANAVDPSENPNPACSDGLDNDKDGLIDYPADMGCTSIFDIDETTPVISACSDGIDNDKDGKIDMADPGCSSIFDTNESDTIKAACADGLDNDSDGKIDYPADDGCFAAFDESEIGASLAACSDGLDNDEDGLIDWPEDPGCLSVFDSDENNVTIKAQCADGLDNDADGGCDHGGCTIVGVKLPADLSCSSPADNDEFLPLSQCQDGRDNDGDNTYDYQSANPDSGCSSTQDDSEVAEVSVCGNSIREAGETCDDGNLTNGDGCSSACIIEDSTEFCFYEDFNSSPLSTSKWRSAGRFTSLNYTTTNGKYVFDLQGVGDSLYYEQLLSLYNQTKDYSYKTAANTYMAQNNKYLGLIPLSGGKRLAVLDDFKVEINFSNFNQEGNPYYAAWRALIVLCQDDNTSLRMELLRKSDRTQATFNGYAPPGIPTYSDFSLNSSSGQFAIERQNNSLSFYVDGLKFHQMNLVYLPRVCYTYFDSDVQFTGNRLQVSVDEFKINKGCYLSICGDGIVDKVTGETCDDGNLVDGDGCSSACTIEERKASVCGNGVKESGEECDDGTINGQEGRCNTSCSGTVVSTEEPIVEEPIIEEPKQEEPETEEPLITEGKQESTVTQTVSEVTSAISGFVGEVSVKGQEIVSSIAGFLSSEQARPMTEEYQVMESIPVLRQIAETNAYQTISKTVLDNKAVERANVSIATPAVIAITAANALAALPSLSLIPNLALIFTEPFRLLFFRKRKYGVIYNSLSKKPIDLAIVRLYDNVTNKLVATAVTDSHGRYSFLADPGEYYIKVQSPNYVFPSSTLGQKIKDHDYADLYYGAPVRTTDQSSSLTLNIPLDPNIPTKTDKEVLRADMIKKFKAFIAHFGLILSFGSLIISPNKLVLLVVVFHILLFIFFRRIATTHKPKSYGVIFDQDTKKAINKTILRIFDNQYNKLLATAVANSKGQYNFLVGPNVYYLTANHPSYQPFKSDVLDFGNAKEAVVDKDIRMKKK; from the coding sequence TGGCACCTCGGCAATTACCTTTTCTATTACGGGGACCATTACTATGTTAGCGGGAACCGGTTTTAATATTTCTGCGCCGGTAAGTATCACCGGTCCGGGAGAGGCTAATTTGACTATTAATGGTAACGGAGATGCTGGTATTTCACCTTTATATTTTGATTCTGGTTCCGGCGGTTCTTCGGCTACGGCTTTAACACTAGCCGGTTGCGGTTTAGCCGGATCGCCCGGTACTAGACAGTGCATCAAACTTCCTTCCACCGACGATGGTTATTCTTTTACTCAGATGACATTTACTAATGGGTCTATTCGTTGCGGCCAGAATGGCAATGATGATATTACTATTACCAATAACACTTTTACCGGCGTGGACGGAATTATTAATTTTGCTGATAATGCGGTTGTTAACGATAATATTAATATTTCCGATAATACTTTTACTATTAATGATCCAGCTAATGAAGAACAGGTGATGAAAATCAACGGCAGTAATGTTACGGTTCACGGTAACACTATAGATTGTACTAGTTCGGGTATAGGGGCGGGCATATTTATTCATGGCGCTTCCGGCTATACGGTAACTGATAATGAGCTTACCGAATGTGGTCTTACCGCAGATGCCGGTGGTAATGGTTCCATATATATTTCCCCAGGAGATGACGCGTCTCCGATGGTTATTACCGGCAATACTATTACGGGCGGAGAAGGTCATGGTATCTGGGTCAATACGACGAGCGACAACTCTTATACCGGGTTTGATGTTTCTGATAATATTATTTCTAACACCGGAAGTTACGGCATAATATTTGGAGTCAACGGCGCCGGCTACACTAGTCTTTCAGGAGTTATCGATGGTAATGTAATAACCAATGCTGGAGCTAGCGTTCCTGATAATGAGGAAATGGGTATAGGCGTGTTTAATTTGGATTCAGATTCTGATTTAACCGTTTCCAATAATGATATTAGTGGTAGTGGGGCGTATGGGCTGTTGCTGTATAATGTCGATGACACAGTAGTTGTCACTGGCAATACTTCCAGTTCTAATGATGCCGGCATTTTTTTTCTTAACTGTTCCGGTGAAGTTAGTATATCTAATAATACTTTTGAGTCTAATGAGTTTGCTGGAGTAACGTTTGATGAAAATACCACTATCACCGGCGGGACTATTGCCGGTAATACTTTTAATTCAAATCCAACAGGTATTGCTCTAGGTACCGCTATTAGCAACGTAACCATCGGCGGATCTGGTGCTGCTAAAAATATATTTGATAATAACGAAATCGCTATTAATATTGATTCGCTTGGTGTTTCCGCCATTACTATTCAGGGTAATGAGATTACTGATTCTACTGATTCCGGGATAGTTACTACTAGTGGGTGCGGAGCCGATATTTCCATCATTAATAATATCATCAGTGGTTCTGCTCTTTATGGTGTCAATCTTAATGGTTGCGAAGAGGCGGTTACTTTCTCCGGCAATACTATTTCCAATAATGGTTCAACGACTTCCAGCGGTTTTATGGCCGCAGTCTCTCCTGGTCCCACCTATGATGGTGATGTATATAGTGGAGTATATTTTTATGCTGGTGGGGGTGGAGGAGAATTAATTGAGCTGAGTGGTAGTACGGCTTTGGGCGATACGGCTGATGGTGTCCATAATTTTAATCTTTCTCTAATAGATATAGACGCTGCTTTTTATGCTTTTTTTGTCCGCGATGACGCTTTTGCTTCTTCCGGCGCCTTTGAAACAGAGTGTAATACTTGGGGAGTAGGCACTTGTACAGCGGTTACCTGGCAGGATGATATTTTCGTCGCCCATGGCGCCACCTCGTCATATACTTTGAATCTAACCGGTCCTGGCATAGTCTTTAGTGTTGATCCTACGCTTACCTACGCCACTGGAATTTATTTGTATTATGGTTATTATCTTTCTGTCGCCGCTCATACTATCACCAACGACACCTTTTCCGGCAACGGCAATGGCATTTATTTTGGTATCGGTCCAGAGACCGGTGCTAGTTGCACTGTTACCGATTCGGTAATCTCTTCTTTGAATAGTGATTTTGTTACTGATTTTGGCGATTCCAGTTTTAGTGTTATTAATACTACTTATACCACTTATACCTCCACCCATAACGTTACCATCAATCACCAAGTTCGCGTTCATGTGATTGATGTCGATGGTGACGCGGTAGCGGCAACTGTCACTGCTACTAATGCCGGTGGTACTGCCAGCAGTATGGGTACTACCGATGCCTCGGGTCTTACCAGTTACGTTACGCTAAGTCACGATCTTGTTGAAGGTGAAGATTTGGATAGCCCTTTTATTTTCTCCGCCGCTCTCAGTGGTAAGACCGGTACTACTACTGCTACATATTTAAACACTAAGAATCAGCAGGTTGAGCTAACCATCGCTTCTAGCGGACCAGCCCCAGTGACTTCGTCGGCTTGTTCCAATGGCACCGACGATGATGGTGATGGGTATACTGACTATCTTGATGATCCTGGTTGTGCTTCAGCTAGTGATAACAACGAGGCCAATGATCCGGCCTGCTCTGATCGTGTCGACAACGACGGTGACGGCAAAATTGACGCCTTAGATTTTGGTTGTTTGGACAGTAACGGCGTTTATGACAAGTATGACAACGATGAAACCAATTCTCTTACTTTACCTGAATGCTCTGACAGCTTGGATAATGATAATGATGGTTATGTGGACTTTCCTGTTGATCCTGGCTGCGCTAATGCGGTTGATCCTTCTGAAAATCCCAACCCGGCTTGCTCCGACGGTTTAGATAACGATAAAGATGGTTTGATCGATTACCCGGCAGATATGGGCTGTACCTCTATTTTTGATATTGACGAAACCACGCCAGTTATTTCCGCCTGTTCTGATGGTATTGATAATGATAAAGATGGCAAGATTGATATGGCTGACCCGGGTTGTTCTTCTATCTTTGATACTAACGAAAGCGATACGATAAAAGCCGCTTGCGCTGATGGTTTGGATAATGATAGTGACGGCAAGATAGATTATCCGGCGGATGACGGTTGTTTTGCTGCTTTTGATGAAAGTGAAATTGGCGCGTCGCTTGCCGCTTGTTCCGACGGTCTGGATAATGACGAAGATGGACTGATTGATTGGCCGGAAGACCCTGGTTGTTTGTCCGTTTTTGATAGTGATGAAAATAACGTTACGATCAAAGCTCAATGCGCTGACGGTTTGGATAACGATGCTGATGGCGGTTGTGACCACGGCGGTTGTACTATCGTCGGTGTGAAACTTCCCGCCGATTTGTCTTGTTCTTCACCTGCGGATAATGACGAGTTTTTGCCCTTATCCCAGTGCCAAGACGGTCGAGACAATGATGGAGACAACACTTATGATTATCAATCCGCTAATCCCGATTCTGGCTGTAGTTCGACTCAAGACGATAGCGAGGTGGCCGAAGTTTCTGTTTGTGGTAACTCCATTAGGGAAGCGGGCGAGACTTGCGATGACGGTAATTTAACAAACGGCGACGGATGTTCTTCTGCTTGCATTATCGAAGATTCGACCGAATTTTGTTTCTACGAAGATTTTAATTCCAGTCCGTTAAGCACCAGTAAGTGGCGTAGCGCCGGTCGTTTTACCAGTCTTAATTACACAACCACTAATGGTAAATATGTTTTTGATTTGCAAGGAGTCGGTGATTCACTTTATTACGAACAATTATTAAGTCTATATAATCAGACCAAAGACTATTCTTACAAAACGGCGGCCAATACCTATATGGCGCAGAACAACAAATATCTTGGTCTGATACCTCTGTCCGGCGGTAAACGCTTAGCGGTTTTGGATGATTTTAAAGTTGAAATAAATTTTTCCAACTTTAACCAAGAGGGTAACCCATATTATGCCGCTTGGCGGGCATTAATCGTGCTATGTCAGGACGACAATACGTCGTTGCGAATGGAGTTACTGAGAAAGAGCGACCGCACTCAAGCCACTTTTAATGGTTATGCCCCTCCCGGCATACCCACTTACTCTGATTTCAGTTTAAACTCATCCAGCGGTCAGTTTGCTATTGAGCGGCAGAATAACAGTTTATCGTTTTATGTCGACGGTTTGAAATTTCACCAAATGAACCTTGTCTATTTACCGCGGGTTTGTTACACATATTTTGATTCGGACGTGCAGTTCACCGGTAACAGATTACAAGTATCGGTTGATGAGTTTAAAATTAATAAAGGTTGCTATTTGTCGATTTGCGGTGACGGCATCGTTGATAAAGTGACCGGCGAAACTTGCGATGACGGCAATCTGGTAGACGGTGACGGTTGTTCTTCTGCTTGTACTATCGAAGAAAGAAAAGCTTCGGTCTGCGGCAACGGCGTCAAAGAGTCGGGTGAAGAGTGTGATGACGGCACTATTAACGGACAAGAAGGAAGATGTAATACTTCTTGTTCGGGAACAGTTGTTTCAACGGAAGAACCAATAGTTGAGGAACCAATAATTGAAGAACCAAAACAAGAAGAACCGGAAACGGAAGAACCGTTGATTACTGAAGGTAAACAAGAATCCACTGTTACTCAAACGGTTTCTGAAGTTACTTCGGCTATCTCTGGTTTTGTCGGTGAAGTCAGCGTTAAAGGTCAGGAGATAGTCAGCTCTATTGCCGGATTTTTATCTTCCGAACAAGCAAGGCCGATGACTGAGGAATATCAGGTTATGGAATCTATTCCAGTCTTGCGTCAAATCGCCGAAACCAATGCCTATCAAACAATCAGTAAAACTGTTTTAGACAACAAAGCAGTGGAACGAGCCAATGTTTCTATTGCTACTCCCGCGGTTATCGCTATTACTGCAGCCAACGCTTTGGCGGCGCTACCCAGTTTGTCGTTGATTCCCAACTTGGCCTTAATCTTCACTGAACCATTTCGCTTGTTGTTTTTCCGTAAGCGTAAATATGGTGTTATTTATAACAGTTTAAGCAAAAAACCGATTGATTTAGCTATTGTTCGTCTTTATGATAACGTCACTAATAAATTAGTAGCTACCGCTGTTACCGATTCCCATGGTCGTTATTCTTTTTTGGCTGATCCGGGGGAATACTATATTAAAGTTCAGTCTCCTAACTATGTTTTTCCGTCATCCACTCTTGGTCAAAAAATAAAAGATCACGACTACGCCGATCTTTACTACGGCGCTCCGGTTCGTACCACTGATCAAAGCTCATCTTTGACTCTAAACATCCCTCTAGACCCTAACATCCCGACCAAAACAGATAAAGAAGTATTAAGAGCTGATATGATTAAGAAGTTCAAAGCTTTTATCGCCCATTTTGGTCTTATTCTTTCCTTTGGTTCCTTGATTATTTCTCCCAACAAATTAGTGTTATTGGTAGTTGTCTTCCATATTCTTCTTTTTATCTTCTTCCGTCGTATCGCCACCACTCACAAGCCTAAATCTTACGGCGTTATTTTTGATCAAGATACAAAGAAGGCCATTAATAAAACCATCTTGCGTATTTTTGATAACCAATACAACAAACTACTGGCTACCGCTGTTGCCAACTCCAAAGGTCAATATAACTTTTTGGTCGGTCCTAATGTTTATTACCTGACTGCCAATCATCCCTCCTACCAACCATTTAAATCCGATGTCTTGGATTTTGGTAATGCCAAGGAAGCAGTGGTGGACAAGGATATTAGGATGAAAAAGAAATAG
- the rpsS gene encoding 30S ribosomal protein S19 has protein sequence MSRRSLKKGIFTDPRLLKKVSNLRIGDKTVIKTWFRSSVISPEMIGFVFGVHNGKNFIEVVVTENMVGHRLGEFAPTRKFVVHGGKMAKDLAKAAAVKDATVKKAATEAVSKK, from the coding sequence ATGTCACGACGTTCACTAAAAAAAGGAATTTTTACCGATCCTAGATTGTTAAAAAAAGTTAGTAATCTTCGGATTGGCGATAAGACGGTAATCAAAACTTGGTTCCGCTCTTCAGTTATTTCTCCGGAAATGATCGGTTTTGTTTTTGGTGTGCATAATGGCAAAAATTTTATCGAAGTGGTTGTAACTGAAAATATGGTCGGACATCGTCTAGGGGAGTTTGCTCCTACACGTAAATTTGTGGTTCATGGCGGTAAGATGGCAAAAGATTTGGCTAAGGCTGCCGCGGTCAAAGATGCGACCGTAAAAAAAGCTGCCACAGAAGCGGTTTCTAAAAAATAG
- the rplD gene encoding 50S ribosomal protein L4 produces the protein MKATIYNLKGEKVQEIDLNSYIFDIKPKTEVVHQVVIAQENNARKNLAHTKTKGEVRGGGKKPWKQKGTGRARAGSSRSPLWRGGGVTFGPRKERDYSVKVNKKMKNLALRMVLSDKAKENDLIVVDRLELADIKTKKFVEVLRKLPVKDAKTVVALGPQDSKLVRVAKNLPKVLAIGAGSLNIVDLLKYKYLVVSQNGLDQIEKVYGKK, from the coding sequence ATGAAAGCAACGATTTATAATTTAAAAGGGGAAAAGGTTCAAGAGATTGATTTGAATTCTTATATTTTTGATATTAAGCCAAAAACGGAAGTGGTCCATCAGGTGGTTATTGCTCAGGAAAATAACGCTAGAAAAAATCTTGCTCATACTAAAACCAAAGGCGAGGTTCGCGGCGGCGGCAAAAAACCTTGGAAGCAAAAAGGTACCGGTCGCGCTCGTGCCGGTTCGTCTCGTTCGCCATTGTGGCGCGGCGGCGGCGTAACTTTTGGTCCCCGTAAAGAAAGGGATTATTCAGTTAAAGTAAACAAAAAAATGAAAAATTTGGCTTTACGCATGGTTTTATCCGACAAGGCAAAAGAAAATGATTTGATTGTCGTTGACAGACTTGAACTAGCTGATATTAAGACTAAAAAATTTGTGGAAGTTTTGCGTAAACTGCCGGTCAAGGACGCTAAAACCGTGGTGGCTCTCGGTCCTCAGGATTCGAAATTGGTTCGAGTGGCAAAAAATCTGCCAAAAGTTTTGGCGATTGGAGCCGGTAGTTTGAATATAGTCGATTTACTAAAATATAAATATCTGGTTGTTTCTCAAAACGGACTAGATCAGATAGAAAAAGTTTACGGTAAGAAATAA
- the rpsC gene encoding 30S ribosomal protein S3 — translation MGQKVNPKVFRIGTTTNWNSRWFANKKNFAAQLREDIKIRKFFEKELRMAAVDSIVIERTAKTLNINIATAKPGVIIGRGGQGVEDLKKKIKDLFFGNQKVSININIKEVDKPALSARIVMMDIIFDLEKRIPFRRAVKGAMNRVERAGAKGIKVIVSGRLNGAEIARRETFNWGSVPLHTLRANIDYSRAAARTIYGAIGVKVWIYKGNVIEQGNKK, via the coding sequence ATGGGACAGAAGGTAAATCCAAAAGTATTTCGCATCGGTACTACCACCAACTGGAATTCACGTTGGTTTGCGAATAAGAAAAATTTTGCTGCACAGTTGCGGGAAGATATTAAAATTAGAAAATTTTTCGAAAAAGAGTTACGTATGGCTGCTGTTGATAGTATTGTTATTGAACGCACTGCCAAGACCTTGAACATCAATATCGCCACCGCTAAACCGGGTGTTATTATCGGTCGTGGCGGTCAGGGTGTTGAAGATTTGAAGAAAAAAATAAAAGATTTGTTTTTTGGTAATCAAAAAGTTTCAATCAATATTAACATAAAAGAAGTCGACAAGCCGGCGCTTTCCGCCAGAATTGTAATGATGGACATTATTTTTGATTTAGAAAAGCGTATTCCTTTTCGTCGAGCGGTAAAAGGCGCGATGAATCGTGTCGAGCGCGCTGGCGCCAAGGGTATTAAGGTTATTGTCAGCGGTCGTCTCAACGGAGCCGAAATCGCCCGTCGAGAAACATTTAACTGGGGATCTGTTCCTTTGCATACATTGCGTGCTAATATTGACTACTCCCGCGCTGCAGCTAGGACTATTTATGGGGCGATCGGGGTAAAGGTTTGGATCTATAAAGGTAACGTTATTGAGCAAGGTAATAAAAAATAA
- the rplV gene encoding 50S ribosomal protein L22 — protein MRLEVKARYIKKAPRKVRLICDLVRGKDVNQALVQLTFLKKEAAVPVKKLVESAIANAVNNFNLDKDNLYIASIFVDGGPVLKRWMPRAHGRATELKKKMSHIVLVLAERVPSKTNDGKKVKKSKEKIEIVNNKPKDETVISKTDGKVNAKKSEEEVSEEIFDPRMKGKHRHNQNQDKKQMKEAGNKSFIKKVFNRKSGS, from the coding sequence ATGCGTCTAGAAGTAAAAGCCAGATATATAAAAAAAGCACCGCGAAAAGTTCGTCTGATTTGTGATTTAGTTCGCGGTAAAGATGTCAATCAGGCGTTGGTACAGCTTACCTTTTTAAAAAAAGAAGCCGCGGTTCCGGTTAAAAAGTTAGTCGAATCCGCTATTGCTAATGCGGTAAACAATTTCAATTTAGATAAAGATAATTTGTATATAGCCAGTATCTTTGTTGATGGTGGTCCTGTACTAAAACGTTGGATGCCACGAGCTCATGGTCGCGCTACCGAGCTTAAAAAGAAAATGTCTCACATTGTTTTGGTTTTAGCTGAAAGAGTGCCGAGTAAGACCAATGATGGAAAAAAGGTTAAAAAGAGTAAAGAAAAGATCGAAATTGTTAATAATAAGCCAAAGGACGAGACAGTGATTTCCAAAACCGACGGTAAAGTTAACGCGAAAAAATCAGAAGAAGAAGTAAGCGAAGAGATTTTTGATCCACGGATGAAGGGTAAGCATCGCCACAACCAAAATCAGGATAAAAAACAAATGAAAGAAGCAGGTAATAAGAGTTTTATTAAAAAAGTATTTAACCGCAAGTCGGGTTCATAA